One window from the genome of Pelecanus crispus isolate bPelCri1 chromosome 13, bPelCri1.pri, whole genome shotgun sequence encodes:
- the LOC104025083 gene encoding putative P2Y purinoceptor 10 has translation MTHPPYIMTEVSSSPVMTQSNQTCSDHNITFKNSLYATTYTLIFIPGLLANSAALWVLCRFISKKSKAVIFMINLAMADLAHVLSLPLRIYYYINSTWPFGRFLCLLCFYLKYLNMYASICFLTCISIQRYFFLYQPFKAKDWKRRYDVAISAVVWLVVGVACLPFPIMRSYGLAKYSNTCFADLQVRQIDSKAATVLMTATAELFGFIGPLIIILFCTWKTKDSLRGFQIPLQNSSERRKALRMVSMCAIVFCVCFAPYHINFFFYMLVKENVITDCFLSTITLYAQPFCLSLASLDCCLDPILYFFMTSEFQDQISRHSSMVIRSRLMSKESASSIKE, from the coding sequence ATGACCCACCCACCCTATATCATGACAGAAGTTTCCAGCAGCCCAGTCATGACGCAGAGCAACCAGACCTGCTCCGATCACAATATAACGTTCAAAAACAGCCTGTACGCAACCACTTACACCCTCATATTCATCCCCGGCCTCCTGGCCAACAGCGCTGCCTTATGGGTCTTGTGCCGCTTCATCAGCAAGAAGAGCAAAGCCGTCATTTTCATGATCAACCTGGCCATGGCTGACCTGGCTCACGTCCTCTCCCTGCCACTGCGAATATACTATTATATTAACTCCACATGGCCTTTTGGGAGATTCCTTTGCTTACTGTGTTTCTACCTGAAGTACCTCAACATGTACGCCAGCATTTGTTTCCTCACCTGCATCAGCATTCAGAGGTATTTCTTCCTGTATCAGCCATTCAAAGCCAAGGACTGGAAGCGACGGTACGATGTAGCCATCAGCGCTGTCGTCTGGCTCGTCGTCGGGGTGGCGTGCTTGCCGTTCCCCATCATGCGCAGCTACGGCCTGGCCAAATACTCAAATACTTGCTTTGCAGACCTTCAAGTCCGGCAGATCGACAGCAAGGCAGCCACCGTGCTGATGacagccacagcagagctctttGGGTTCATCGGCCctctcattattattttattctgtacttGGAAAACCAAAGACTCTCTTCGGGGCTTCCAGATACCGCTGCAAAACAGCAGTGAGAGGCGGAAGGCTTTAAGGATGGTTTCCATGTGTGCCATTGtattctgtgtgtgttttgcaCCATACCACATCAACTTCTTTTTCTACATgttagtgaaagaaaatgtcattacaGACTGCTTCCTGAGTACCATCACACTCTACGCCCAACCCTTTTGCTTAAGTCTTGCGAGTCTAGACTGCTGTTTGGATCCAATCCTGTATTTCTTTATGACTTCAGAGTTTCAGGACCAGATATCAAGGCACAGCAGCATGGTCATCAGGAGTCGGCTGATGAGCAAAGAGAGTGCCTCATCGATTAAGGAATGA